A window of Ruminiclostridium herbifermentans genomic DNA:
TTGGTCTATGGGTAATTACAATACATGTCCTCGCTGGCTTAAGTTCATGTATGCTTTTTAAGACATGCATTTCTGAAGCTATATCCAAAGATGAAGTTGCCTCATCCAAAATAAGTATGGGTGATTTCCTTAGCAAGGCTCTTGCAATTGATATTCTCTGTGCTTGCCCCTCTGAAAGCCCAACTCCTCGTTCACCAACTTTAGACTTCATTCCGTCAGCCAATTCATCTATAAAATCCATAGCACATGCTGCCCTTGCAGCAGCTTGGATTTCTTCCATTGATGCCGCTGAATATCCTGCTCTGATATTTTCTTCTATTGTTCCGCTAAAAAGAGTATTTCCTTGAGGCACGTATGATATCCAATCTCTGGTTTCTGCCGAAGCCAAAAATTCTTTACCCTCTTTAGAAACAAATGACACAATGCCTTCATCAGGTTTTACCAATGCTAATAGGAGCCTTATTAAAGTTGTTTTGCCTTCACCTGATGAACCAATGATACCCACAACTTCACCTGGTTTAATATTTACCGTCAAATTTTCTAGGATTGGCTTTTTATCCTCGTAAGAAAAATATATATCCTTAAAGCTTATACCTGTCACTGCTTCTGCAGGCAGTTCCTTTGAAAATTGTTCAACTGGCAAAGCTTCTAGTTCCATCAGTCTTTCTGATGAAGCAATGGCAGAAATTAATTGAGGTATAGTGCTTGCTAACCCAATAAAGGGTCCCTGTACCTGAGAAACAAGCTGTAAAAACGCAGTAAGTGTACCAAATGATGTAGTTCCCCTGCTCAGCTTTAACGTACCCCAGCAAAATGCTAGTAAATACCCTATCCAATAGCCTAATCCCAAAGTAGTACTAGCCACTACACTGGTAACATTTTTCTTCATAACCCATTTTAGTCTAGTACCATGAAGGTCTGATATTATATCAATATTTCTTTTTTCAAGCTGAAAGGTTTTAACAATAAGCATATTCTCTATGGACTCTTGAATAAATGCTCTGTAAGCACTTTCTGATTCCTGAACCTTTACATTTAATTGCTTTAGCTTTCTCCCCCATATTCTGCTCAGCAAAACAGTAAAAGGGCCTAATATAAAGGCTAAAACTGCCAGCATAGGCTCATAGTACAAAAGTGTTCCAAATGCCGCAGTCAGCTGAACACATAAATGGATAATGCTAGGTAATGTATTAACAACACCCGTTGTCACATTGCCCACATCACTAGTAAGTCTTGTCAGAACATCACCGCTGTGATACTTAGTTACATATAGCCATTCTGAAATGCTGATACGGGAAAAAATCCGCTTTCTGATGCTATTTGACATCAATTCATATGTCTTTACTGATAAAACTGATGAAAAGGCTTTTATTCCTAAATTAGCAAATACAAGAGTTCCAAACATACTTGCGAAAACTACTGCTTTACCAATAGTACCATCAACAGCACAATCAATAAGATTTTTTGAAAGGATTGCCACTGCCACACCTACTAGAGCAGTAGCAGCATCAAGTATAATTATAAAGGCTATACTTTTTCTAAATCCTTTGGCATTGCCTAAAATCCATTTGATGTATTCATATGCCCTTTTAAACTCCATTGCGATTTTCATATTTCCTCCTGCAATGTTTTTTTGCATTGGTATTTCTTTTAGATAATTACTATGCCTGAGCATGTATAATTACTTTTTTTGCTTTTGCAAAAAATCTTATTCCTTTAAGAAATAAATGCCTTAACGGAATTACATTAATCCATATTTTAACAAGTAATACCCAAAATTTGCTCTGACAGGTGAATTGGTGCTTATTCCTCTTTACAGCCGTCACTACCGCAACAAGCTGTTCTGGTGCTAGAGGCCCTTCCACCCACTGTTGCGCATCACCTATAATATAAAAACTATCTTTTTCTGTTCTCAGAACTCTGTGTAATATGTATTCACCAGTAACCCTTTTAATTAAAACAATATCTCCCCTTTTAATTGTATCAATGCTTGCAGATGAAAGTTCAACAGAGTCCTCATCCTCACGCAGAAAAGGATACATGCTCATACCTGTCACAGTTATCCATGCTCTGCCTCCACCATCTAAAATTTCTTTAATTACAGGAAACATTTCGGCAGACTTTATCTTCTTTACTTCACACATTCATATACCAACTCCATTGCCTCTTTATCAGGTCTGCACTTCAAAAGATAAATAGGTATTCTGTTTATTATATTTTCAAGTACATCATATGCCTTCCTCATCAATTCTTCATCAAAATAAGGCAAAAAGCACCTTGGCATTACCTTCGGAAGTGCCTCAAAAATTTCAAGCCTTCTGATACTATTCTGTGGTGCTTGCTCTAGTACAACTATTGCCATTAAAGGCACTTCAATATTTTCGAATTTATCGGAAGAGCCGCTCCAAGGTGTACCGCACAACATCAGCTCATTATTTACAAATCTAATTGCTGGAGTATCATCATTAACAACCTTTACCGCATCCCCTAAATATTTCTCCCAAAGCCCTACATGAGTCGACTTGCCAGTTCCTGAAGGAGCAGTAAACAGTAAGCCTTTACCATTCCAAGCTATGGATGATGCATGCATAACTATTCCGCCTTTATGTAAAAGATTGTTTCTGAATATTATTCCCATAAGCATAAAGGTATGTACATCAGGCCATATTTTTATTAATTCAGATTTCTTATCATCTATATCGTGCCTTAAAAATCTTATATTTGCACTGCTCCACTCTTTATTTGTTTCTATGTGGGATAAAACTTGCTTTTCTTCCTTATCTGTACTATATATATGAAATCCACCGTTTTTATCTTCTTTTCTAAGCCACTTTATACTTTCTGAAATCAATAAGCGTCCTTCAGGTTTTGCAATATGCGAGCATTGAGCAATTTCAACTAAAATATCAGGCTTCTCACTCTCATTGCATTCAAAAGCCTTCATCCTATTAGTTAAATAATTGTTACACGTTTCAACATGTATATTTGTGCCTGCTACATTATAAGCAAACATTTTATCACTCCTCATGTTAATATCATTAAAACTTTGTTTGCTATAGCTATAAGCTTAGCAGGAATCTATTTTCACTTATGTTTCTCAAGACAAGCTTTCAGGCATTCTCTAAAACACCTTATAAAATATGCTTGAATTGATACACATTTAATAAATTAATGTGGTATATTTCAATCATAAGTAGTATTATATGGAGCAGCTATAAAGTACAATACCCCACAGTATCACATACAGGTTAATATCCTGAACTATCGTAAGTAATATAACAGTATAGCAGCCCCATTATTAATACTAAGTTCCATTACTATCTGTAAATAAAATGGTACCGATATACAACAAAATTCTCCAATCTCTTATAAATCAAACAAATGTAGTAATGAACTCATTTTGGGATTAAGCTTCGATTTAAGTTCAATCAAATTAAGTTTCAATCTAATTAAGTTTCAATTTAAGTTTGTAAAAAACTATTTACTAGATAACATTTGTAACCAACAATTCCCCATTATCTCCAGGGCAAGAGCCTACTACTATACAACTGCCTGAAATTCTTTCTTCAACTCTCAAATTAATAACTTTCACTTCAGGTTTTACATATGTTCTCATTTTTTTCACCTCTCTTAGTATTGTACTTTTGTTCAAATTAATTTGCTTGGCCTGCAAAAGCATAGTATGTTACGTCATTGTATACAACATCCTCGACGCAAGCACCATTACATATGCTTCCTGCCATCCTTTCCTCAACTCTTAAATTAACTAATTCCATCTTTGGAACAACGTATTTTTTCACTTCTTTTCACCTCCGGTAAATTAATAAATTTTTTTATTTTATCAGCAGCTATGCCGCTGTTCGACCCGTAGCACAACACAATTTTGTCAAAAATCATCCTCATGTAGCTATTTTCACAGGTTCTGCTTGAACTCTCTGCTTCTTTAAGGATGCTCTATATCTTGCCGACTCGCAAAGATAGCTTGCAGGTTTTGTAAAGCAGCCTGTTTCTGTCATCAGTCTTCCTGGACAAACCATACATTCACTTCGAACATCACATTCCATGCATTCTTGACATTTTGGAACCCTCATACAACCTTCTCTTACCTGCTGCCATGCATTAACAAACCCTATTTCAAAGGGCTTAGCAACAGGTTCATTCAGCAGTCCACAAGGCAGTAATCTACCATCCCATGTTATCCAAAAACCCGTTTTACCAGCTTGGCATTTAAATGCTGACTCCTCCAGCATTTTATTAACCTTGTCAGAGAATAAATTATTTTGTTCCATTTCATCCTGACCAATTTTTAATTCTACATTTTTATCTTTCTGCCTCATTTTTTCACCATATTCAGTTATATATCTTTCATAATTCACAATATCAATTGAGGAAAGCCTGTTTCCCATCGGATCAGAGCCACAGCCCTCTCTTCTCGGTGAAATATAATTAACAATACCTAAGTTGTCACAATATGTATGTGCAATTTTATATATCTGCTCATAATCTCTATAATTGCCCTCTACTACTGTTGTTTTAATTTCAAGGTTTATATTTTGAGCCTTTAGATTATCTAATGCCTGTATGGTTCTATTAAAACCATCAGCACTGCCTGTGATTCTCTCATATGTTTCAGGAGATGCACCATAAACTGTTACACTCAGTTTAGATGGCGGCATGGAACCAATCCATCGAGCCTTTTCTGGGGTTATTAAGCTTGCATTTGTGTAAATAGTCAAATTAAGCCCCATATTGCACAATGCTTCATAAATCTTCTGAAAATCAGGTCTTATGAAAACCTCTCCACCTGTTAAAATCAGATACAAAAGCCCCGCGTCCCGCGCTTGCTTTCCCATTTCAATCCACTCATCTGCCGAGCGTTCCATTGATATTGCATTTATATCATTTGCAGGACATGCCACGTAACACATCTTGCATTTAAAATTACATCGTGAGGTAAGTTCAAATGCGCCTGATATAGGTATCCCATTCTCTAGGGCATTTGCTGCCAACCTTTTATTAAACTCTTTCCAATTGAGACTCATAATGACCTCCATTCTATTAAAACCGCATAAATAGTACTCCCGTGCAGTATATATCTATTGCTTGCTCACCAAATTGATTCTGAAATAGTTACGATTCAGAACAAGTATTTCCGCCGACCGTATTACACTTAACATCCTGTCTCGATGTAATACTCACAGCACGTTACTTCCGCTGTGTCGGCTATAATACTTGTTCTTCATCTACTATTTCTAGCATCAATTTCTAACCGAGCGTCGCAACTAGATATATACTACACTCGCGTACTATTCTTTAAACAAGTCATCGATATACAGAAAACATTACTTTCAACAGAACCTTTGTAACTCGAAAATGCACCATGCTTGAAGAAACTATTGCTATACCCACAAATAACTGCTTGCAGCTTTTTGATATGCGAAGTGCAACATGTATGCACTAAATGCTAGCTTCACATTTTGCACAAGCTTTGTTTTCGAGCTTGTCATTGCTCAATAATACTGGTTTCCACCATGCTCTTTATAAACTTCTCCACATCACGTCTAGCAGTCTCTCTGTCTATGTCATACTCCGAAATCAGCACCTCAACCATTTCATCTACAGATGAATTCTTTTCAAGTTCTCTCCACAACAGTGCTCCGCTCTCACTCAGAGTCATAATCCCATTAAACTCAACAACTCTTGCCCCTAAAGGAACTACTACTGACTGCCCTGCTATTTCTCTAAGCATAAATCCACTTTTAATCTGCATAATAATAATCCTCCACAAAATATATGATTTTTTAATAAATTAATGACTATTTCTTCCTCCATCTAAACCCGTTAATAAAAGCCTTAAACCTTTTATCTCAACCCTAACCATTCCAAGAGATTATTCCTCTCTTTTGCCATTATATTTAGTTCTTTATCATTAAAAATGGCTTTCTTATCATTAAAGTTAAAATCTTTTCTTTTAAATCCATATACAATTCTATGAATCCATGCAAAAGGTAAGAATATTGGACTCTTTCGAACATATAGATACTTTTTTCTCTTAGCCAAAATATTTCGATTAGGAAAGAGAATTCGTCTAGCCCTAGAAAGTTTATTTTTGTAATTCAACTCTTCTGCATTATTTGAATTGGTAATAAGTACATTTGCAGAAGTTCTATGAATATCGTTATTGCCTAAATTTCCCCCAGCAAGAATATCATTTATTAGCCTATCTAATTTTTCTTCGTCTGCGTTTCTAAATATCAATTCTGCAGGAATTTCCATATTAAATAACCGATTACAAACCATAAATATTGCACATATAAAATTGTCAATGCCATATTTTATTGACCTTTCTTGTACAATATTCCAATTAATTTCATTTCTTTTTCTTTCAACCACCATAACCAAATCACATAATTGCCTAAGTCCTATTCCTCCATAAGATATATGTGAAGCCATATGAATACATATATGTAAAATCTGCATTTCCCATGACAAAATATTTGCTTTTATAGAACCTAAATTTATGGATGTAGTATTCTCCCATATTTCATCATGAAAGCTTTCTTTGTTCTGCATAAAGTCATAATCTATTAACAATCTGTGCAATTCAATTGATATAGCGTTTTTCTTGAAAAACTCAATATGCTTAGTTTTCTTGTCTTTGGATGAAACATATCCTAGATTTTCTAATACTTCAGTAGCTTTTTCTATATCCTCTTCGTGTACTAGAATATCTGCATCTCCCATAGTTCTCAGTTCTGGCTTTGGATAGCACTTATTTATTGCCATTCCTTTAAGCACAATGGTTTCAATTCCCAGAGCATCTAGTGTTTCAATAACCTCTCCAAGCCATACTTCACCGCAAATCATCTGAATTCCACAGGACATTACAGATATATTCCATACAGCCATCAACTTTTCATCAAGCCCTACTTTTGAATCTATGTCTTTTATAATTGGAAATACCAAGGTATGAACTTGATGGGCGCGGGCTTCTTTATAGATTTCATCCCAATTAACAGCAGCTGCCTTACATTTATCTATTTGAAATTCTCTATTGTAAATTGCAGCACAAAGTATCTCAATTAATAGTGTGTCTTTTGCCGTCATTTCCCAACCTCCACTTATCTGTTATTTTTTTCTTTGTGCCCATAATTTCCATATATATGTGTTTTGTATTAATAGAAATCTGATCCCAATTGTACTTATTAAGGATGTATTGAGCAGCAAGGTCTCTTACTTTTAAAACCTTGCTTTTATTTTCAAGTAACATGTTGAGTTTTTTCTCCAGGTCATCAACATTTGCTTTCTTAAAGCTGTAGCCGATGCTTCCAATAACATCTGTGTTTTCTGCTATATCACTAACTAGGCAGCAATTTCCGTAACTCATTGCTTCTAGCAGGCTTATGGGTAAGCCCTCTATATCAGAAGGAAGAACATAAAAATAAGCGTTGCTATATAGCTCCGCTAATTCAAGTTCCTTTACAAATCCAGTGAAAATAATATTCTTATTTTCTTTTGCCATTTTCCTTAATTCACTTTCATATCCCTCGCTATGACTTGCTCCTCCTGCTATTACCAACTTTTTTTCTGTCTTAATTCTATTAAAGGCATCAATTAGGTAATGTATTCCCTTTTCAGGTACAAGCCTTGCCAAAAATAATATGTAGTCGTCTTTTCCTAAATTATATTTTTCCTTTATTATTAAGGGCTTCACTAAGTCAGGTCTTTCAACTCCGTTAGGAATATAGCTGGTTTCCAGATTGTATTTCTCCCTATAGTATTTAACTAGGTTTTTAGAAACATTAATTGTTTTATGTGAAAATTTTGCTGTAGCATACTCTCCAAACTTCAAATATTTCGATGCAAATTTACCCCATTTACCGCGCTGCCAATCAAGTCCATGCACGGTACAAACAACCTTTTTACCAAATAACCTTGGAATAAAAGCCATTGTGGAAGGGCCTAATGCATGATAATGAAATATATCACAGTTGGAAAAGAGTGCTCTAATTGTGGAAGTAAAAGTATGCGTTATAGAATCCAAATGTTTTGATTTAATATAGGGTGTATATTTAACAGTAATTCCTTGATACTTATTGTCAGAGAACTCCTTATCACAGTAGCCCCTTCTGCAGTACACTTCCACTTCATAGCCTAGATAAACAAGCCTTTTTGAGATTTCTTCAACATGGATTTCTATTCCACCAGCTCTAGACGGAATACCTTTCTGCCCTATCATCGCTATTTTCATATTTTGTATACTCCTTCATGTCTATGAATTTATTTTCACATAGGCTGTAGCCTCCCTTTAGTTTATGCTTTATAACCCAAAATGCTGGAATCCATATTCTTTGTTTCATTGCAGGTGCTGCACTGCCTATCATCCAACAATTCTTTTTACATGACTTTACTTTTTTTCTAACCTCGTCAGCCTTTTTGGAATTCCATATTTCGTCCCAACTTTTCTCATTTAAATTTCCCATAGACATTTTAGTAGTACTGCCATTGCAAGGCAAAACATGTCCAAATGGATCAACAAAAAAACCATTGCTGCCCATTTCACATGGCAAGTAGCGTTTATTGCCGTATAAATAGTTAATTAATCCATGATTGAAATATGCTCTGAACCATTTCTTTGGAGATTTAGACTTGAGAAGCTGATTTATCAATTCTTCAAATGCCCTTGAGACTTTAAGCTTATCATTAATTTTATTATTTGTTTTTCTGAAATAGAAGGAATTATGCAGTGTAGCAGTGGCAAATTCCATATTTAATTCATCAGCCAGTTTGTAAAGAGGAATTAAATCATCAGCATTCATTTCTTGAACGGTACAGCCGAAACCCACATCCTTATGGCCGGCTGCTACCAGCTTTCTCAATGTAGTGTAGCCTCTATTGAAGCCATCAGGAATTCCTCTTATTTTATCATTTGCCTCCTGCAGCCCCTCAATGCTAATCCTTATACCAACCTGCGGAAATTCTTCGCACAAAGCTAATATCCTATCTGTGAAGTAACCGTTCGTAGAGATTACAATTCGGTTTGTCTTTTTGTAAAGTTCTCTGACAATCTCGTTTATATCTTTACGGATAAAAGGCTCACCACCAGTTATATTAGTGAATGCCATCTTAGGAAGCTTTTTTATTAAGTCCAAAGACATCTCTTCATCGGGCTTGCTGGGATCTCTAAAACAATCACACATATTACATCTAGCATTACAACGGTATGTAATAATAATAGAGCCATATAATGTTCTTCTCATGTTGATTCTCCCTTTCTATTTATCATTTGTTTTGTTCTAGGTTAAGCATTTGTTCTGCTATCTCCTAATTATTTATTTTATTTGCTAGAGTCTAATTTAATTGGTTTGTACATGAGTCTCGCGCCATCATGCCAATAAGTATGATCAATATCAAACCATGCTCTCAGCATAAATAAACCTGCTCTATCGGCTATACCTGTTCCTAAATCCCATGCACCCTTCCACCTGATATCTCTTGGTTTTGATGAATTTATACAATACCAGGAGTCTGCAAAGCTGTTGTCTTTGTTAGCTCCGTTTGAAATTTCAACTGGAAATGCTATTGACGGATATCTTTCATCATATCCAAGATTTTTTATCATTTGGTTAACATAACTTTCTCTATTCTCATTTTCCATTTGCTCAGGCACAGTATAGTTTAAAGGCAAATAATCCTCTGAACCTGCACTCACATACTTTGTCATATCGTAACAAACATATGGAACAAAACTTTTCACAAACACTCCATCTATTATGTTCCAAATATTCCCCCATGGGTTTTCAACGAACCTATATCTCACACTTGTATGGCCATTTCCATTAAGAGCACCTAGTGCATAGCCGCTTGGTGACGCCATTGTATCACACATACCGCTTGCCATTGGTGTATTGTAAATATATGTAGTTGAAGCATTGACATCATAAGGCTCACCCGAAAAGTAAATTGCTATATTTTTATCATCATAGCTTTCAATAGCTGTTATTGTTCTATGATCCATATAGTAATTACCCTTTTCTGAAATTGAGCAGGACTGACCAACCTTAAAGCTAGCATTTTTAGCTAATATAATCCTATTGCTGTTCTTTTCAGAAATTGCAGCATACTTAATAAAGGGATACTGCATTTTTTGTAATCCCATACCTATTGTTTTGCTGCTGTTTTTATTAGCAAACTCAACAAGATATAAATGCTGCAGTGCAAATATGCATCTTATATCAAGCACTCCATATCTCATGCTTCCGTTATTTCTTGCATAGTCACGGTAGGTGGTTAGATTTAAATTGGTTGTAGGATATTTTCCTGACCAACTCACCAGCTTGTTATCCTCTGTCACAAAACCATCATATGCTGCAATATATATCTTGTCTAAAACTTGATCTCCCTCTAGAAATGCCGGCTCCACTTCAAAGCCTTCCTTCTGAGTTTTTGAAATATACAAATATTCATGGGTCGCATCTTGATATCTTTTTACGTACCATTTTGGCAGTTCAACAAATACATTTCCATTGGAGCCATCATATGCAAATCCCTTTTCACCCTGATATGTAATTTTTTCTTTAGAATCAATATTACACAGCTTTATTTCAGACCATGGATAAATATAATCAAAGTCATTGGCAACTGGCAGATTGCCTTCCACTGCTGCTGCGGTAAGCCCTACAGAAGCTCCCAATCGCTCACATTTCTCATTTAACTCTGTAAGACTCCACCTAACACCATATACGCCATCCTCTTTAGTCGCTACTTTCTTGGGGTAATAAATTTTTACATTTCCAATATCATCACCCGATACTGTAAAAGTGGTTAATCCATTATAACTCTTTAGTGTTCCAATACTTTTATAGTTCTTTTTAGTGTCTAATATATACCAATTTAGGCTAGAGTCCTGAGCTAATCCTATGGCATCCTTTATTACAGGAATACTTATTTTACTTTCTGTATACTTTTCATAGGATGTAGCAATATCTCCATATTCAATTTGAACATTACCGCTTGCTTCAACCCCAAAGAAAACTCTTGCCCATGCTACTCCATATGGAATTTTTAC
This region includes:
- a CDS encoding ABC transporter ATP-binding protein; protein product: MKIAMEFKRAYEYIKWILGNAKGFRKSIAFIIILDAATALVGVAVAILSKNLIDCAVDGTIGKAVVFASMFGTLVFANLGIKAFSSVLSVKTYELMSNSIRKRIFSRISISEWLYVTKYHSGDVLTRLTSDVGNVTTGVVNTLPSIIHLCVQLTAAFGTLLYYEPMLAVLAFILGPFTVLLSRIWGRKLKQLNVKVQESESAYRAFIQESIENMLIVKTFQLEKRNIDIISDLHGTRLKWVMKKNVTSVVASTTLGLGYWIGYLLAFCWGTLKLSRGTTSFGTLTAFLQLVSQVQGPFIGLASTIPQLISAIASSERLMELEALPVEQFSKELPAEAVTGISFKDIYFSYEDKKPILENLTVNIKPGEVVGIIGSSGEGKTTLIRLLLALVKPDEGIVSFVSKEGKEFLASAETRDWISYVPQGNTLFSGTIEENIRAGYSAASMEEIQAAARAACAMDFIDELADGMKSKVGERGVGLSEGQAQRISIARALLRKSPILILDEATSSLDIASEMHVLKSIHELKPARTCIVITHRPTALKICSRVLKLENGRLIEKILDDAEYDEIYHGSSESA
- a CDS encoding S24/S26 family peptidase, encoding MCEVKKIKSAEMFPVIKEILDGGGRAWITVTGMSMYPFLREDEDSVELSSASIDTIKRGDIVLIKRVTGEYILHRVLRTEKDSFYIIGDAQQWVEGPLAPEQLVAVVTAVKRNKHQFTCQSKFWVLLVKIWINVIPLRHLFLKGIRFFAKAKKVIIHAQA
- a CDS encoding radical SAM protein, translated to MSLNWKEFNKRLAANALENGIPISGAFELTSRCNFKCKMCYVACPANDINAISMERSADEWIEMGKQARDAGLLYLILTGGEVFIRPDFQKIYEALCNMGLNLTIYTNASLITPEKARWIGSMPPSKLSVTVYGASPETYERITGSADGFNRTIQALDNLKAQNINLEIKTTVVEGNYRDYEQIYKIAHTYCDNLGIVNYISPRREGCGSDPMGNRLSSIDIVNYERYITEYGEKMRQKDKNVELKIGQDEMEQNNLFSDKVNKMLEESAFKCQAGKTGFWITWDGRLLPCGLLNEPVAKPFEIGFVNAWQQVREGCMRVPKCQECMECDVRSECMVCPGRLMTETGCFTKPASYLCESARYRASLKKQRVQAEPVKIAT
- a CDS encoding PqqD family protein; this translates as MQIKSGFMLREIAGQSVVVPLGARVVEFNGIMTLSESGALLWRELEKNSSVDEMVEVLISEYDIDRETARRDVEKFIKSMVETSIIEQ
- a CDS encoding nucleotidyltransferase domain-containing protein, which encodes MTAKDTLLIEILCAAIYNREFQIDKCKAAAVNWDEIYKEARAHQVHTLVFPIIKDIDSKVGLDEKLMAVWNISVMSCGIQMICGEVWLGEVIETLDALGIETIVLKGMAINKCYPKPELRTMGDADILVHEEDIEKATEVLENLGYVSSKDKKTKHIEFFKKNAISIELHRLLIDYDFMQNKESFHDEIWENTTSINLGSIKANILSWEMQILHICIHMASHISYGGIGLRQLCDLVMVVERKRNEINWNIVQERSIKYGIDNFICAIFMVCNRLFNMEIPAELIFRNADEEKLDRLINDILAGGNLGNNDIHRTSANVLITNSNNAEELNYKNKLSRARRILFPNRNILAKRKKYLYVRKSPIFLPFAWIHRIVYGFKRKDFNFNDKKAIFNDKELNIMAKERNNLLEWLGLR
- a CDS encoding glycosyltransferase family 4 protein; amino-acid sequence: MKIAMIGQKGIPSRAGGIEIHVEEISKRLVYLGYEVEVYCRRGYCDKEFSDNKYQGITVKYTPYIKSKHLDSITHTFTSTIRALFSNCDIFHYHALGPSTMAFIPRLFGKKVVCTVHGLDWQRGKWGKFASKYLKFGEYATAKFSHKTINVSKNLVKYYREKYNLETSYIPNGVERPDLVKPLIIKEKYNLGKDDYILFLARLVPEKGIHYLIDAFNRIKTEKKLVIAGGASHSEGYESELRKMAKENKNIIFTGFVKELELAELYSNAYFYVLPSDIEGLPISLLEAMSYGNCCLVSDIAENTDVIGSIGYSFKKANVDDLEKKLNMLLENKSKVLKVRDLAAQYILNKYNWDQISINTKHIYMEIMGTKKKITDKWRLGNDGKRHTIN
- a CDS encoding radical SAM protein yields the protein MRRTLYGSIIITYRCNARCNMCDCFRDPSKPDEEMSLDLIKKLPKMAFTNITGGEPFIRKDINEIVRELYKKTNRIVISTNGYFTDRILALCEEFPQVGIRISIEGLQEANDKIRGIPDGFNRGYTTLRKLVAAGHKDVGFGCTVQEMNADDLIPLYKLADELNMEFATATLHNSFYFRKTNNKINDKLKVSRAFEELINQLLKSKSPKKWFRAYFNHGLINYLYGNKRYLPCEMGSNGFFVDPFGHVLPCNGSTTKMSMGNLNEKSWDEIWNSKKADEVRKKVKSCKKNCWMIGSAAPAMKQRIWIPAFWVIKHKLKGGYSLCENKFIDMKEYTKYENSDDRAERYSV